The Prevotella sp. E9-3 genome has a window encoding:
- a CDS encoding helicase-related protein: MSSKFFNNNSGNTLFEKLKGIACNMANFDRFLAVVGFFRSSGYFKLRKELNDVEEIKILVGINIDDIFRRHNKAMLMLENEEKAKMVYDEEFRQDIINARYAPEVEEGILQMCQDLVDGRLQMKIHATKNLHAKFYLYLPQNHNENSDGWVIMGSSNISDAGLGTSRAERYELNVAMKDFDDVDYCHSEFKKLWEEAITLTIDDVESIKQKTYLGYQPTPYEIYLKVLIDTFGDQIEDDFSIQLPNGVMELKYQTDAVIQGFQMLMRHNGLFLADVVGLGKTMIATMIAKRFIEANGKNTSILVVFPPALRENWENTFKLFGISRKAQFITNGKLSSVLEGKEQYKAKEEFDLIIVDEAHGFRNDGAGKYDELQKICKADCVNAGLLKNQRKKVMLLSATPLNNRPDDLLNLLLLFQDSQNCTIDGIPNLKGFFAEYIKAYRILMKERETRDVTADVDKIYEAIREKVIDKVTVRRTRHNIENDPEYKKDLQAQGIIFPKPQPPISLEYMMDADTSRRFFYTLNVLSDDKFDPHLHYARYRAVEFLKPEFRAKYRNAVHVGQTLAGIYRVHMVKRLESSFHAFKLSLATLLRITNDMLKMFAENKVIIAPELNVKELQAKGMELDQIIELAMKKGYQESDILYKSDDFEPDFIEMLRHDKEVLEALNADWQKEHDDQKFDLFRKKLETEFFDNRNVSGKLVVFSESVDTLNYLKDRLENELGRTDVLTITADNRDKKANIIKENFDANSEVQKDQYNIILTSDVLAEGVNLHRSHIIVNYDSPWNASRLMQRIGRVNRIGSVAEFIYNYMFYPSPQGNEQIQLYENALIKLQGFHSAFGEDVQIYSKEEIVKQFKMFDSNVKDSMDEKLALIRELRDVYHNNRELYDKVKQLPLKSRVARNTGKHTDKSIIYVSSDVKTEFYLATDKAVKPIDFLEAIKYLKAKPEEQAAPFMPDSKNYEHVNRALGKYTKEYVEAADDASINRTDLDNISKTALNFLRRITQVISDNTTKVQCHILTDYINKGIYTQLPRRLRDFSKPYKGDKAQIKEDEAKLKRTLAELIDEYQTMSNEMQEKALPKVCDPQIIISETFI, from the coding sequence ATGAGCAGTAAATTCTTTAATAACAATTCAGGCAATACGCTCTTTGAAAAACTCAAAGGTATTGCATGTAATATGGCCAATTTTGACCGATTTCTAGCTGTAGTCGGGTTCTTTCGTTCTTCCGGCTATTTCAAATTGCGAAAAGAATTGAATGATGTCGAGGAAATAAAGATTTTAGTTGGCATCAATATCGATGATATCTTCCGTCGCCACAATAAGGCTATGCTGATGTTAGAAAATGAGGAAAAGGCAAAAATGGTCTATGACGAAGAGTTCCGCCAGGATATTATCAATGCCCGGTATGCTCCAGAGGTTGAAGAAGGTATTTTGCAGATGTGCCAGGACTTAGTTGATGGCAGGCTCCAAATGAAGATTCATGCGACAAAGAATCTCCATGCAAAGTTCTATCTTTACCTTCCGCAAAATCATAACGAGAACAGTGATGGCTGGGTAATCATGGGCTCTTCTAATATTTCTGACGCTGGACTTGGCACGTCAAGGGCAGAGCGTTATGAGCTGAATGTGGCTATGAAGGACTTTGATGATGTTGACTATTGCCATTCTGAGTTTAAGAAGCTATGGGAGGAGGCCATCACACTGACTATCGATGATGTTGAAAGTATCAAGCAAAAGACCTACTTAGGTTATCAGCCTACACCATACGAAATCTATTTGAAAGTGCTCATTGATACTTTTGGTGATCAGATTGAGGATGATTTCTCCATTCAGTTGCCCAATGGCGTGATGGAACTGAAATATCAGACGGATGCCGTGATTCAAGGTTTCCAAATGCTCATGCGCCATAACGGTCTGTTCCTTGCTGATGTGGTAGGTCTTGGCAAGACGATGATTGCTACCATGATAGCTAAACGATTCATAGAGGCGAACGGTAAGAACACCAGCATTCTGGTGGTATTTCCTCCTGCCTTGCGTGAGAACTGGGAAAACACCTTTAAGTTATTTGGTATATCCCGTAAAGCGCAATTCATTACCAATGGTAAACTATCTAGTGTGTTAGAGGGAAAGGAGCAATACAAGGCGAAGGAAGAGTTCGACTTGATTATCGTCGATGAAGCACATGGCTTCCGTAATGATGGGGCAGGAAAATACGACGAATTGCAAAAGATTTGTAAGGCAGATTGCGTCAATGCCGGCTTATTAAAGAACCAACGTAAGAAAGTGATGCTGCTTTCCGCCACGCCATTGAATAACCGCCCTGACGACCTGCTTAATCTACTTTTGTTATTCCAAGACAGTCAGAATTGCACAATTGACGGCATACCCAATCTAAAAGGATTCTTTGCAGAATACATTAAGGCTTATAGAATCTTGATGAAGGAGCGCGAAACTCGCGACGTTACAGCCGACGTTGACAAGATTTATGAGGCCATTCGTGAGAAAGTGATTGACAAGGTGACGGTTCGTCGTACACGCCACAATATTGAGAACGACCCAGAATACAAGAAAGACTTGCAGGCACAAGGTATTATCTTCCCCAAGCCTCAGCCGCCTATCTCATTGGAATATATGATGGATGCTGACACCAGCAGGCGCTTCTTCTACACGCTGAATGTTCTGTCTGACGACAAGTTTGACCCTCATCTGCATTATGCACGCTATCGTGCAGTTGAATTTCTGAAGCCAGAGTTCCGGGCTAAGTATCGCAATGCGGTTCATGTTGGTCAGACGCTGGCAGGTATCTATCGTGTTCACATGGTGAAGCGTCTGGAAAGTAGTTTCCATGCTTTCAAACTTTCGTTGGCCACCTTGCTTCGTATCACCAACGACATGTTAAAGATGTTTGCCGAAAACAAGGTCATCATTGCACCAGAGTTGAATGTGAAAGAGTTGCAGGCAAAAGGTATGGAACTGGATCAGATTATTGAACTGGCGATGAAGAAAGGCTATCAAGAAAGCGATATCCTGTATAAGTCTGACGATTTTGAGCCGGATTTCATTGAGATGCTTCGTCATGACAAGGAGGTCTTGGAAGCACTCAATGCTGATTGGCAGAAAGAGCATGATGATCAAAAGTTTGACTTGTTCAGAAAGAAACTGGAAACTGAATTCTTTGATAATCGAAACGTATCAGGAAAGTTGGTGGTATTTTCAGAAAGTGTAGATACCCTGAACTATCTGAAGGACAGATTAGAGAATGAGTTAGGCAGAACAGACGTATTGACGATTACTGCTGACAACCGCGACAAGAAGGCAAACATCATCAAAGAGAATTTCGATGCTAATAGCGAGGTGCAGAAAGACCAGTACAATATTATTCTTACTTCTGATGTTTTGGCGGAAGGTGTCAATTTGCATCGTTCCCATATCATTGTCAACTATGATTCTCCATGGAATGCTTCCCGATTGATGCAGCGCATCGGTCGTGTGAATCGTATTGGCTCTGTGGCTGAGTTTATCTATAATTATATGTTCTATCCATCCCCACAAGGCAATGAGCAAATCCAACTTTACGAAAATGCCCTTATTAAGTTGCAGGGTTTCCATTCTGCTTTTGGCGAGGATGTGCAGATCTATTCCAAGGAGGAAATCGTAAAGCAGTTCAAGATGTTCGACAGCAATGTGAAGGATTCGATGGACGAGAAGCTGGCTTTGATTCGTGAACTGCGTGATGTCTATCACAACAATCGAGAACTATACGACAAGGTTAAACAGTTGCCTTTGAAGAGTCGTGTGGCTCGTAACACAGGTAAACATACTGATAAGTCCATCATTTACGTATCGTCCGACGTGAAGACGGAGTTTTATCTGGCTACCGATAAAGCTGTTAAGCCAATTGATTTCTTGGAGGCTATCAAGTATCTGAAGGCAAAACCAGAAGAGCAAGCCGCTCCATTCATGCCAGACAGCAAGAATTACGAACACGTAAATCGCGCTTTGGGCAAATACACAAAGGAATATGTAGAGGCGGCAGACGATGCTTCCATCAATCGCACAGACCTCGATAACATTTCGAAAACAGCCCTTAACTTCTTGCGCAGAATTACGCAAGTCATCTCTGACAATACGACAAAGGTACAATGCCATATTCTCACCGACTATATTAATAAAGGTATATATACCCAGTTGCCTCGCCGTTTGCGTGATTTCTCTAAACCCTACAAGGGCGACAAAGCGCAAATCAAGGAAGACGAAGCCAAACTGAAACGTACTTTGGCTGAACTCATTGATGAGTACCAGACGATGAGTAATGAAATGCAAGAAAAGGCTTTACCCAAAGTCTGTGACCCACAAATCATTATTTCCGAAACATTTATTTAA
- a CDS encoding helix-turn-helix transcriptional regulator, which translates to MAKDMNRLKVVLAETKRTNRWLAEQLGKDEATVSKWCTNTSQPSLETLFQIAECLGVSVQELISKER; encoded by the coding sequence ATGGCAAAAGACATGAATCGACTCAAAGTGGTGCTGGCAGAGACGAAACGAACCAACAGATGGCTGGCAGAGCAACTGGGCAAAGATGAAGCAACAGTTTCCAAATGGTGTACCAATACAAGCCAGCCCAGTCTTGAAACCTTATTCCAAATAGCAGAATGCCTCGGTGTCTCTGTTCAGGAACTAATAAGTAAAGAGAGATAA
- a CDS encoding DUF3853 family protein gives MEQISNELLEKTIGEMSGTEFLQLMKVANQATVEEKVEDDEDKYAYGIAGIAEIFHCSLPTANRIKKSGRIKKAITQIGRKIIVDKKLALELAGQPVYRRKSA, from the coding sequence ATGGAGCAAATATCAAACGAATTGTTAGAAAAGACAATTGGAGAAATGAGTGGAACGGAGTTCCTCCAACTCATGAAGGTGGCCAACCAAGCCACAGTAGAAGAAAAGGTTGAGGACGATGAAGACAAGTATGCGTATGGAATTGCAGGCATAGCGGAGATATTCCATTGCAGCTTGCCAACAGCCAACCGTATCAAGAAGAGTGGAAGAATCAAGAAAGCCATCACCCAGATTGGTCGCAAAATTATTGTGGACAAGAAGTTGGCCTTGGAACTGGCTGGTCAACCTGTCTATCGTCGTAAAAGTGCGTAA
- a CDS encoding phage integrase SAM-like domain-containing protein, with product MSHPNIGAKVNKKWRKRNRSGKSATSRMRVYYNNLRIEFVTGIRVDADKWDKANQRATGMNQAMQTASEINDYLDYLKAVIIKVFHKYEFMEEMPIREQLKTDFNERISQKDDENGSYADYDKQVTTVKKNVFWDAFREFIKVNGRQNDWTEATYEKFHAMENHLKEFRKVLTFDFFDDDGLLAYVEYLRLKKNMKNSTIGKQMSFLKWFLRWSYQRGYNDNRDFETFKPKLKSTQKKVIFLTRDEITKLVECKIPADESHLDRVRDVFLFCCYTGLRDSDVYNLRKSDVKDDHIEITTIKTTDSLTIELNKYSKAILEKCKNADFEEFKVLPVVSNQKMNTYLHELCKLAKIDEPIRQTFYKGNERIDIVKPKYELIGTHAGRRTFICSALALGIPAQVVMKWTGHSDYKAMKPYIDIADDIKAKAMQKFNSF from the coding sequence ATTTCACACCCGAATATCGGTGCAAAGGTAAACAAAAAATGGAGAAAAAGAAATCGTTCGGGAAAATCTGCCACTTCTCGTATGCGCGTTTATTATAACAATCTAAGAATCGAGTTCGTGACGGGCATCAGAGTCGATGCAGACAAGTGGGACAAGGCAAATCAGCGGGCTACAGGTATGAACCAAGCTATGCAGACAGCGAGCGAGATCAACGACTACCTTGATTATCTGAAAGCAGTAATCATCAAAGTGTTCCACAAGTACGAATTCATGGAAGAAATGCCTATCCGTGAACAACTCAAAACAGACTTCAATGAACGGATCAGTCAAAAAGATGACGAAAATGGTTCATACGCTGACTATGACAAACAGGTGACAACAGTCAAGAAAAACGTATTCTGGGATGCTTTCAGAGAATTTATTAAAGTCAACGGCAGACAAAATGATTGGACGGAAGCCACCTATGAGAAATTCCATGCAATGGAGAACCATTTGAAGGAGTTCAGGAAAGTGCTTACCTTTGATTTCTTCGATGACGATGGTCTATTGGCTTACGTTGAATACCTCCGTCTAAAAAAGAACATGAAAAACAGCACCATCGGCAAGCAGATGTCGTTTTTGAAGTGGTTCCTGCGCTGGAGTTATCAAAGGGGCTATAACGATAACCGTGACTTTGAGACATTTAAACCCAAGTTGAAGAGTACACAAAAGAAAGTGATCTTCCTCACTCGTGATGAAATAACGAAGTTGGTGGAGTGTAAGATTCCTGCAGACGAAAGTCATTTGGATCGTGTCCGTGACGTGTTCCTATTCTGCTGCTATACAGGCCTCAGAGACTCTGATGTCTATAACCTTCGTAAGAGCGACGTAAAGGATGACCACATTGAGATTACAACAATAAAGACAACAGATAGTCTGACCATCGAGCTTAACAAGTATAGTAAGGCCATTCTGGAGAAATGTAAAAATGCAGACTTCGAAGAATTCAAAGTCTTACCTGTAGTCAGCAATCAGAAGATGAACACCTATCTGCATGAGCTCTGCAAACTGGCAAAGATTGACGAGCCTATACGCCAGACCTTCTATAAGGGAAATGAACGAATCGATATTGTCAAACCCAAATACGAACTGATAGGTACTCATGCTGGCAGAAGAACATTCATCTGTAGTGCTTTGGCATTGGGCATCCCTGCTCAAGTAGTCATGAAATGGACTGGCCATAGCGACTACAAGGCAATGAAACCTTATATCGACATTGCCGACGACATCAAGGCCAAAGCGATGCAGAAATTCAACAGCTTCTGA
- a CDS encoding type I restriction-modification system subunit M N-terminal domain-containing protein, whose product MATMQERAELHKTIWKIANDLRGSVDGWEFKAYVLGSIFYRFISENICDYIHQLMTDAGQPDFDYTKIDDAMAENIRQKMVEEKGYFIKPSQLFQNVVARCEKDENLNETLSVVFRSIESSAVGTPSEDDLRGLFSDFTVDSQALSMKTNDWRHLIRDYVHKVTERPELQENEVFRYVMAG is encoded by the coding sequence ATGGCAACGATGCAAGAACGTGCAGAACTGCACAAGACAATATGGAAGATAGCCAACGACCTGCGTGGCAGTGTGGATGGCTGGGAGTTTAAGGCTTATGTGCTAGGCTCTATCTTCTACCGTTTTATCTCAGAAAACATCTGTGACTATATCCATCAACTAATGACGGATGCAGGCCAGCCTGATTTCGATTATACCAAAATCGACGATGCGATGGCCGAGAATATCCGCCAGAAGATGGTGGAGGAGAAAGGCTATTTCATCAAGCCCTCGCAGCTGTTCCAAAATGTGGTGGCACGTTGCGAAAAGGATGAGAATCTGAACGAAACCCTTTCTGTAGTCTTTCGCAGTATTGAATCCTCTGCTGTTGGCACCCCATCTGAAGATGACCTTCGTGGACTGTTCAGTGACTTCACTGTAGATAGTCAAGCCCTCAGCATGAAGACCAATGATTGGCGCCATTTGATTCGTGACTATGTGCACAAGGTAACTGAGCGCCCAGAACTGCAGGAAAACGAAGTCTTCAGATATGTGATGGCAGGATAA
- a CDS encoding DMT family transporter, whose protein sequence is MEQPTTSIFQRPVWVVIFALTAAIAWGWAFPLIKVGFNAFGITADMTGSKMLFAGIRFACAGLIVLSVAQTNGRSFQVSSKSNWWFILAFALMNTTLHYFFFYIGMSHSEGSRAAILNSLSTFLVVLLACAFFKSDKLTSRKILGCAIGFGGIMALNLGGSDSGQFHWMGDGMIILNAICGACSNLMTRGLSKRVDVFVGTGYSLTLGGVLLIIPGLAFGGSLPQINLLGIVCLVLLIAISAIGFALYNKLLSCNPVGKVAIYNSLIPVVGAITSCLCLGETFYAKYALAGGLAALGIYIINKGKS, encoded by the coding sequence ATGGAACAACCAACAACTTCAATTTTTCAACGCCCGGTATGGGTGGTTATATTTGCCCTGACGGCAGCAATAGCCTGGGGATGGGCTTTTCCTCTAATCAAGGTGGGCTTTAACGCTTTTGGCATCACTGCTGATATGACGGGAAGCAAGATGCTCTTTGCAGGCATTCGCTTTGCGTGTGCAGGTTTGATTGTTCTCTCTGTAGCCCAGACTAATGGGCGTTCATTTCAGGTCAGCTCCAAGAGCAACTGGTGGTTTATCCTGGCTTTTGCACTGATGAACACTACCCTACACTATTTCTTTTTCTACATCGGTATGTCGCATAGCGAAGGCTCTCGGGCGGCCATTCTCAATTCGTTGAGTACCTTCCTCGTGGTATTGCTGGCCTGCGCCTTTTTCAAGAGTGACAAGCTGACCTCAAGGAAAATTCTTGGTTGCGCCATAGGGTTCGGCGGTATCATGGCCTTGAACTTGGGCGGTTCGGACAGTGGACAGTTTCATTGGATGGGCGACGGTATGATCATTCTCAATGCTATCTGTGGAGCCTGTTCGAACTTGATGACTCGTGGGCTGAGCAAGCGTGTAGATGTCTTTGTGGGAACTGGGTATAGTCTTACTTTAGGAGGGGTGCTACTTATTATCCCAGGTTTGGCTTTTGGAGGTTCACTACCTCAAATCAACCTGCTCGGCATTGTCTGTTTGGTACTGCTCATTGCCATCTCGGCCATAGGCTTTGCCCTTTACAACAAGTTGCTCAGTTGTAATCCTGTAGGAAAAGTGGCCATTTACAATTCGTTGATTCCTGTGGTTGGTGCCATCACTTCGTGTCTGTGTCTGGGTGAGACGTTCTACGCCAAATATGCGCTTGCCGGAGGACTTGCCGCCCTCGGCATCTATATTATTAATAAAGGTAAGAGCTGA
- a CDS encoding M48 family metallopeptidase, whose translation MAIKVTYRRTSRLSMRIVKNGDVHVSAPIGLSRDKVLAFINEHKDWIEEARRKTLDKLNQRAAFYNKLPLNTPFQANEALNRLKALVEPMMERYAKEMGVHPSVVYYKPTISRWGQCNIKERSICISTYVLLLPEWCVEHVVVHELCHLLEPSHNSRFHALMDKYFPRWREARRETRRIMHTASDDVA comes from the coding sequence ATGGCAATCAAGGTAACTTACAGACGTACAAGTCGATTGTCAATGCGCATCGTCAAGAATGGCGATGTGCATGTCTCAGCCCCCATTGGCCTATCCCGTGACAAAGTGCTGGCCTTCATCAATGAGCATAAAGACTGGATTGAGGAGGCAAGGAGAAAGACGCTCGATAAGCTCAATCAGCGGGCTGCGTTCTATAACAAACTGCCATTAAACACTCCTTTTCAGGCTAATGAGGCATTGAATCGTTTGAAGGCTTTGGTGGAGCCTATGATGGAACGTTATGCCAAGGAAATGGGCGTTCACCCGAGTGTCGTCTATTACAAACCTACCATTTCGCGCTGGGGACAGTGCAATATCAAAGAACGCAGCATTTGTATTTCTACCTACGTCCTATTGTTGCCAGAGTGGTGTGTCGAGCATGTTGTGGTTCATGAATTGTGTCATCTTCTGGAACCAAGTCACAATTCCCGATTTCATGCCCTGATGGACAAATATTTCCCCCGTTGGCGCGAGGCCCGCCGCGAAACGCGCAGGATTATGCATACTGCATCGGACGATGTAGCATGA
- a CDS encoding NUDIX domain-containing protein, whose translation MKDNLQEIFPVVDEEGSVIGKATRGECHNGSRLLHPVVHLHVFNSSGDIYLQKRPDWKDIQPGKWDTAVGGHIDYGETPVEALRREVREELGITDFVPTFVGKYVFDSQRERELVYVNSTVYDGPVCPSAEELDGGRFWSMEEIRQSIGQGVLTPNFEQEFQRCFGSRLEA comes from the coding sequence ATGAAAGATAATCTACAAGAGATATTCCCTGTTGTTGACGAAGAAGGAAGTGTGATTGGTAAGGCTACACGCGGTGAATGCCACAATGGATCAAGATTGTTGCATCCGGTTGTTCATTTGCATGTGTTCAATTCTTCTGGTGATATATATCTGCAGAAACGTCCTGATTGGAAAGACATCCAGCCAGGTAAATGGGATACTGCCGTCGGTGGCCATATTGACTACGGTGAGACACCCGTTGAGGCTTTAAGGCGTGAGGTACGTGAGGAATTAGGCATCACCGATTTTGTTCCTACTTTTGTTGGCAAGTATGTGTTCGACAGTCAGCGCGAGCGTGAATTGGTGTATGTCAACAGTACCGTTTATGATGGTCCTGTGTGCCCTTCTGCAGAAGAATTGGATGGTGGCCGATTCTGGTCTATGGAGGAAATTCGTCAATCCATTGGACAGGGAGTGCTCACTCCAAACTTTGAACAGGAATTTCAGCGTTGCTTTGGGAGCCGTCTTGAAGCTTAA
- a CDS encoding TetR/AcrR family transcriptional regulator codes for MEKTKTPYMESLRDKILNTAMTAFAQQGIKAVRMDDIAKALSISKRTLYEIYDNKEKLLFEGIKRYYEVKNEEFIKLYTESSNVMEIIMHIYCMKVEEFRITSPAFYADLDKYPSVVEFLNANHDKSHDRFIGFLKRGVDEGYFRSDTNLELIAIMFNSIGEYIMNHQLYQRFTMEEMINNIVLVSLRGFCTEEGVKLLDKHFRK; via the coding sequence ATGGAAAAGACAAAGACCCCCTACATGGAATCGCTGCGCGACAAGATTCTCAACACGGCGATGACAGCATTTGCACAGCAAGGTATCAAAGCTGTGCGTATGGACGATATTGCCAAGGCGTTGAGTATCTCCAAACGTACCCTTTATGAAATCTATGATAACAAGGAGAAATTACTTTTCGAAGGTATCAAGAGGTATTATGAAGTCAAGAACGAAGAGTTCATAAAACTCTATACTGAGAGCAGTAATGTGATGGAAATCATCATGCATATCTACTGCATGAAGGTCGAAGAATTTCGTATTACCTCTCCTGCCTTTTATGCCGATTTGGATAAATACCCTTCGGTGGTCGAATTTCTCAATGCCAATCATGACAAGTCTCACGACCGCTTTATCGGTTTCCTTAAGCGTGGTGTCGATGAGGGCTATTTCAGAAGTGATACCAATCTGGAACTCATCGCCATCATGTTCAATTCCATTGGCGAATATATCATGAACCATCAGTTGTACCAGCGTTTCACCATGGAAGAGATGATCAACAATATCGTGTTGGTTTCACTTCGTGGGTTCTGTACCGAAGAGGGCGTTAAACTTCTCGATAAGCACTTCCGTAAGTAG
- a CDS encoding UDP-N-acetyl glucosamine 2-epimerase has product MTNKNVCIVAGARPNFVKVAPLIRAIEKTEGAQYELVYTGREDDPTLESSLFNDLQMPRPSVFLGVDSTSLNEITSRVMAEFDAFLDHHHTDVVIVVDDLASTMAAAIVTKKKGVRLAHLVAGTRSFDIQMPKEINRLVIDALSDYLFTAGVKSNSVASREQGDTSQTYMVGNILMDTLRFNLPRLHQPDLPLQEGQYLVLTLNRKALLADKESLKPLLDTLVEEAGDMPVYAPLRPLAREVVASLCPKIKLIDPLSYLEFGWLTAHAKGVITDSGNVAEEATFNSVPCITLNSYTEHQETISIGSNVLVDGDATKLADSLRLMLSGNWKHSALPDRWDGRTAERIVQILLG; this is encoded by the coding sequence ATGACAAATAAGAACGTATGTATTGTGGCTGGTGCCCGTCCTAATTTTGTGAAGGTGGCACCGCTCATCAGGGCGATAGAAAAAACCGAAGGAGCACAGTATGAACTCGTCTATACAGGACGTGAGGACGATCCTACTCTCGAGTCTTCATTGTTCAATGACTTACAGATGCCCCGTCCTTCCGTATTCCTTGGTGTCGATAGCACCAGTCTGAACGAGATCACCAGTCGTGTGATGGCTGAATTCGATGCCTTCCTCGACCATCATCATACAGATGTAGTCATTGTGGTCGATGACCTCGCTTCCACTATGGCTGCCGCTATCGTGACAAAGAAGAAAGGTGTTCGTCTGGCTCATCTTGTGGCAGGTACTCGTTCATTTGATATTCAGATGCCAAAAGAAATCAACCGACTGGTCATTGACGCCCTTTCCGACTATCTGTTTACTGCCGGAGTGAAGAGCAATAGTGTTGCTTCCCGCGAACAAGGTGATACCTCTCAAACATACATGGTTGGCAATATCCTGATGGATACGCTGCGTTTCAATCTTCCACGCTTGCACCAGCCTGACCTACCTCTTCAGGAAGGACAATATCTTGTACTTACTCTTAATCGTAAGGCGCTATTGGCCGATAAGGAGTCGCTAAAGCCATTACTCGACACATTGGTTGAGGAGGCAGGTGATATGCCTGTTTATGCCCCCTTGCGCCCGTTGGCCAGGGAAGTCGTAGCTTCTCTCTGTCCTAAGATAAAGCTTATCGATCCGCTTTCCTATCTTGAGTTCGGTTGGCTTACCGCACATGCTAAGGGCGTGATTACCGATAGCGGTAACGTGGCTGAAGAGGCCACTTTCAATAGTGTTCCTTGTATCACCCTGAACAGCTATACCGAGCATCAGGAGACTATAAGCATTGGATCCAACGTGCTTGTTGATGGCGATGCTACCAAATTGGCCGACTCTCTTCGCCTGATGCTTTCAGGCAACTGGAAACATAGTGCCCTTCCTGACCGTTGGGATGGTAGGACGGCTGAGCGCATAGTACAGATATTATTGGGATAA
- a CDS encoding B3/4 domain-containing protein, with protein MKIVISEEIKTVCPEFVGAAVEAMVVNTPHSDKLWDEIHQWEEHFRATLTTDSLKEIPSIAATRSVYKKCGKDPSRYRPASEQLIRRMLQGKELYEIDTLVDLVNLASIVYGYSIGGFDASKFEGDTLTLGVGREGEPYEGIGRGLINIAGLPVYRDAKGGVGTPTSDNERTKMTLSTQHLVVLINGYDGNEERVRQNAEFIQNLLRQYANSDGGDYFVYKV; from the coding sequence ATGAAGATAGTAATATCAGAAGAAATAAAGACTGTTTGTCCTGAGTTTGTTGGAGCTGCAGTAGAGGCTATGGTGGTCAATACACCCCATTCCGATAAACTATGGGACGAGATTCACCAGTGGGAAGAGCATTTCAGGGCTACACTCACCACAGATAGTCTGAAAGAAATTCCCAGTATAGCCGCTACACGAAGTGTTTACAAAAAATGCGGCAAAGATCCCTCACGCTATCGTCCTGCCAGCGAACAACTCATTCGTAGAATGCTTCAGGGAAAAGAGCTTTACGAAATTGACACCCTTGTCGATTTGGTGAATCTTGCCTCTATCGTCTATGGTTACAGCATCGGCGGTTTTGATGCTTCAAAGTTCGAAGGCGATACACTCACCTTAGGCGTCGGCCGTGAAGGCGAACCTTATGAAGGCATTGGCCGCGGCCTCATCAATATTGCAGGACTGCCCGTATATCGGGATGCCAAGGGTGGGGTGGGTACGCCTACCAGTGATAACGAACGCACCAAGATGACGCTCTCTACTCAGCATCTGGTGGTGCTTATTAATGGTTATGACGGCAACGAGGAACGCGTGCGTCAGAATGCAGAGTTTATTCAGAATTTGCTTCGTCAGTATGCGAATAGTGATGGAGGAGATTATTTTGTTTATAAAGTGTAA